The following are from one region of the Verrucomicrobiia bacterium genome:
- a CDS encoding putative colanic acid biosynthesis acetyltransferase, which produces MHQTALVYPSTRIWAPWNLEMGEQTAMAEQVDCYNVAKVTLEPGAVVSQYSYLCTASHDITDPSNRLMSRPICLGPRAWVAARCFVGMGVRLGEGAVVAAGAVVVKPVEAWEVVGGNPARFLKKRELRSRVRLQDQGPAQGKS; this is translated from the coding sequence GTGCATCAAACGGCGCTGGTCTATCCCAGCACAAGAATCTGGGCGCCCTGGAACCTGGAGATGGGTGAACAGACGGCCATGGCCGAGCAGGTCGATTGCTATAACGTGGCCAAGGTGACTTTGGAACCCGGCGCAGTGGTCAGCCAGTATTCCTACCTTTGCACTGCCAGTCATGATATCACCGACCCGTCAAATCGTTTGATGAGCAGGCCAATCTGCCTGGGCCCGCGCGCCTGGGTTGCGGCACGTTGCTTTGTAGGAATGGGCGTGCGTTTGGGAGAAGGGGCGGTGGTGGCAGCGGGGGCTGTGGTGGTCAAGCCCGTGGAGGCCTGGGAGGTAGTTGGGGGCAATCCAGCGCGATTTCTTAAAAAGCGGGAGTTGCGTTCAAGAGTGAGGCTTCAAGACCAAGGACCAGCTCAGGGCAAGTCTTGA